A single genomic interval of Helicoverpa armigera isolate CAAS_96S chromosome 13, ASM3070526v1, whole genome shotgun sequence harbors:
- the LOC110370726 gene encoding uncharacterized protein LOC110370726: MSYGTVVMKNLVFLFGYLFLVNADVYYAPRITDSMLSCDGFDNDYLNCDGLLLGSLQGEEGDDAAKLSGSLVTLQEILPEHEVKIEVFKMADIKDEFMYECMFNLCDSLQNTDSPWWPVIEKLNVTECPVPMKTFEVDKLTISLEPFKDFMCHDFCGEYRIQISFMDVADTLSCHVLELCIVECEDDE, from the exons ATGAGTTATGGTACGGTggtaatgaaaaatctagtatTCCTGTTCGGTTACTTGTTTTTGGTGAATGCTGAT GTATATTATGCGCCGAGGATCACGGATAGCATGCTAAGTTGTGATGGCTTCGACAATGACTACTTAAACTGTGATGGCCTATTGCTTGGCTCCCTTCAAGGCGAAGAAGGAGACGATGCAGCGAAACTCAGCGGATCCCTTGTAACATTGCAGGAAATTTTACCAGAACACGAG GTCAAAATAGAAGTATTTAAAATGGCGGATATAAAAGATGAGTTTATGTACGAGTGCATGTTCAATTTATGCGACAGTTTGCAAAACACTGATTCACCGTGGTGGCCTGTTATTGAGAAATTGAATGTCACTGAATGTCCAGTCCCTATG aaaaCCTTCGAAGTTGACAAGTTGACGATATCTTTGGAACCGTTCAAAGATTTCATGTGTCATGACTTTTGTGGGGAATACCGCATCCAAATATCTTTTATGGATGTCGCGGATACGCTATCCTGCCATGTCCTCGAACTATGTATAGTAGAATGCGAAGATGATGaatga